Proteins found in one Micromonospora sp. WMMD1082 genomic segment:
- a CDS encoding VOC family protein produces MSSPEVPASPVRQLRLVVEADDYEAAVRFYRDVLGLPEQAAFSSGDDARVVILDAGRATLEIANPAQKRMIDEVEVGRQVAPRIRVAFEVDDTAATTDRLVAGGAAQLAPPTTTPWQSVNARLDASAGLHITVFQELRTLDERATLDGFGTDPS; encoded by the coding sequence ATGAGTTCACCCGAGGTGCCCGCGTCGCCGGTACGCCAACTGCGGCTCGTGGTGGAGGCCGACGACTACGAGGCGGCGGTGCGGTTCTACCGCGACGTGCTGGGCCTGCCGGAACAGGCGGCGTTCTCCAGCGGCGACGACGCCCGGGTGGTGATCCTGGACGCCGGCCGCGCGACGCTGGAGATCGCCAATCCGGCGCAGAAGCGGATGATCGACGAGGTCGAGGTGGGGCGACAGGTCGCACCGCGCATCCGGGTGGCGTTCGAGGTCGACGACACCGCCGCCACCACCGATCGGCTGGTCGCCGGCGGCGCCGCGCAGTTGGCACCACCCACCACCACGCCGTGGCAGTCGGTCAACGCCCGCCTCGACGCCTCGGCCGGTCTGCACATCACCGTGTTCCAGGAGCTGCGCACGCTCGACGAGCGGGCCACGCTCGACGGCTTCGGCACCGACCCTTCGTGA
- a CDS encoding MarR family winged helix-turn-helix transcriptional regulator → MDTAWLSEDEERAWRAFRRLLVALPARIGRDLARDSGLSPADYEVLSTLSEKPDRRWALKDLAAKMEWSRSRLSHHAARMQARGLIEKEPDPQDARGCILHLTDDGFGVLEQAAPYHLVSVRSRFLAHVSADELATLRRLSTRIADLPD, encoded by the coding sequence GTGGACACCGCCTGGCTGAGTGAGGACGAGGAGCGGGCGTGGCGGGCCTTCCGGCGCCTGCTCGTCGCGCTGCCCGCGCGGATCGGCCGGGACCTGGCCCGCGACTCGGGGCTGTCGCCGGCGGACTACGAGGTGCTGAGCACCCTGTCGGAGAAGCCGGACCGTCGGTGGGCGCTCAAGGACCTGGCCGCCAAGATGGAATGGTCGCGCAGCCGGCTGTCCCACCACGCGGCCCGCATGCAGGCCCGGGGGCTCATCGAGAAGGAGCCCGATCCGCAGGACGCGCGGGGCTGCATCCTGCACCTGACCGACGACGGCTTCGGGGTCCTCGAACAGGCGGCGCCGTACCATCTCGTCTCGGTGCGGTCCCGCTTCCTCGCCCACGTCAGCGCCGACGAGCTCGCGACGCTGCGCAGGCTCTCGACCCGAATCGCCGACCTGCCCGACTGA
- a CDS encoding GNAT family N-acetyltransferase: MSSNNSGAPLRLLVIVASTRPGRLGPAIADWFVRTATPDADRPDADRPGATPDGITVDVADLADIGLPLLDEPEHPASGSYLHEHTRRWSRRVAAADAFVVVTPEYNFGMPAVLKNALDFLYHEWAWKPVAFVSYGNTSAGTRSVQMAKQVVTTLKMMPIGATVALRIAESTRDGRVVASAALDRAARGVLVELSRVACALRPLRTGAGGNDATVGGPVEGLTLAEARPADLAELLVLQRCCWVQEAFANDTLDLPPLRETLDDLRASLSTWRLWCVRRNGRLVAAVRARTDERAWLIGRLMVAPDQAGNGIGSWLLAYAEGQAPAETTHCALFTGHRSTRNIRLYQRAGYTLSATADDTPDIVHLTKERQLTA; this comes from the coding sequence ATGTCATCGAACAACTCCGGCGCGCCGCTGCGCCTCCTCGTCATCGTCGCCAGCACCCGCCCCGGCCGTCTCGGACCGGCGATCGCCGACTGGTTCGTCCGGACGGCCACGCCGGACGCTGACCGGCCGGACGCTGACCGGCCGGGCGCCACACCCGACGGGATCACCGTCGACGTGGCGGATCTGGCCGACATCGGGCTGCCGCTGCTCGACGAGCCCGAGCACCCCGCCAGCGGCAGCTACCTGCACGAGCACACCCGCCGGTGGAGCCGGCGGGTGGCGGCGGCCGACGCGTTCGTGGTGGTGACACCGGAGTACAACTTCGGCATGCCGGCGGTGTTGAAGAACGCCCTCGACTTCCTCTACCACGAGTGGGCGTGGAAGCCGGTGGCCTTCGTCAGCTACGGCAACACCTCGGCCGGCACCCGGTCGGTGCAGATGGCGAAGCAGGTGGTCACCACCCTGAAGATGATGCCCATCGGCGCCACCGTCGCCCTGCGCATCGCGGAGAGCACCCGCGACGGCCGGGTGGTCGCGTCGGCGGCACTCGATCGAGCCGCCCGGGGCGTGCTGGTGGAGCTGAGCCGGGTGGCCTGCGCGCTGCGCCCCCTGCGCACCGGGGCCGGCGGGAACGACGCCACCGTCGGTGGGCCGGTAGAGGGCCTCACGCTGGCCGAGGCCCGGCCGGCGGACCTGGCCGAGCTGCTCGTCCTGCAGCGATGCTGCTGGGTGCAGGAGGCGTTCGCCAACGACACCCTCGACCTGCCGCCGCTGCGGGAGACCCTCGACGACCTGCGCGCCTCGCTGTCGACCTGGCGGCTGTGGTGCGTACGTCGCAACGGTCGCCTGGTCGCGGCGGTGCGCGCCCGGACGGACGAGCGGGCGTGGCTGATCGGTCGTCTGATGGTGGCGCCCGACCAGGCGGGCAACGGCATCGGCTCCTGGTTGCTCGCGTACGCCGAGGGGCAGGCCCCCGCGGAGACCACGCACTGCGCGCTGTTCACCGGGCACCGCAGCACCCGCAACATCCGGCTCTACCAGCGCGCCGGCTACACCCTGAGCGCCACCGCCGACGACACCCCGGACATCGTGCACCTCACCAAGGAACGGCAGCTGACCGCCTGA
- a CDS encoding FAD-dependent oxidoreductase yields the protein MRVRVIGAGVVGLTSALRLAQAGHDVDVVAGKVGDSTTSALAAALWYPYRAYPEADVTRWSSLTYATLCGLAADPSTGVRLRLGRELFRSPAPDPWWRDAVPELGRPTDERLPAGYLDGYELTVPVVDMAVHLPWLLGRLTEAGVAVRGGQVDDLAGAFAGVDAVVNCTGLGARKLLGDGSLTPVRGQVVVVAQVGLSEWLLDQTDPGRLTYIVPRSDTVLLGGTADEGDEDLTVRPGTAAGILDRCAALVPALRGARVLRHRVGLRPGRPRVRLEAEVVERGPVVHCYGHGGAGVTLSYGCADEVAELVSGLS from the coding sequence ATGAGGGTCCGGGTCATCGGTGCCGGTGTCGTCGGCCTGACCAGCGCGCTCCGCCTGGCACAGGCCGGTCATGACGTCGACGTGGTCGCCGGGAAGGTCGGCGACAGCACCACGTCGGCTCTCGCCGCGGCGCTCTGGTATCCCTACCGCGCCTACCCCGAGGCGGACGTGACCCGATGGTCGTCGCTCACCTACGCGACGCTGTGCGGCCTGGCCGCCGACCCGTCCACCGGGGTCCGGCTGCGTCTCGGGCGGGAGCTGTTCCGCTCGCCCGCCCCCGACCCGTGGTGGCGCGACGCGGTTCCCGAGCTGGGTCGGCCGACCGACGAACGGCTACCCGCCGGCTACCTCGACGGTTACGAACTGACCGTGCCGGTGGTGGACATGGCGGTGCACCTGCCCTGGCTGCTCGGCCGGTTGACCGAGGCAGGGGTCGCCGTGCGCGGCGGACAGGTGGACGATCTCGCCGGGGCGTTCGCGGGCGTGGACGCCGTGGTGAACTGCACCGGGCTGGGAGCCAGGAAACTGCTCGGCGACGGATCCCTCACGCCGGTACGGGGACAGGTGGTCGTCGTCGCGCAGGTCGGCCTCAGCGAATGGCTGCTCGACCAGACCGACCCCGGGCGCCTGACCTACATCGTGCCCAGGAGTGACACGGTGCTGCTCGGCGGCACCGCCGACGAGGGCGACGAGGATCTGACCGTCCGGCCGGGCACCGCCGCCGGCATCCTGGACCGGTGCGCCGCGCTGGTGCCCGCGCTGCGCGGGGCACGCGTGCTCCGTCACCGGGTCGGCCTGCGGCCCGGTCGGCCCCGCGTGCGGCTGGAGGCCGAGGTCGTCGAGCGTGGTCCGGTCGTGCACTGCTACGGCCATGGCGGCGCCGGGGTGACCCTCTCCTACGGCTGCGCCGACGAGGTGGCCGAACTCGTGTCAGGGCTGTCCTGA